The following DNA comes from Solanum stenotomum isolate F172 chromosome 11, ASM1918654v1, whole genome shotgun sequence.
NNNNNNNNNNNNNNNNNNNNNNNNNNNNNNNNNNNNNNNNNNNNNNNNNNNNNNNNNNNNNNNNNNNNNNNNNNNNNNNNNNNNNNNNNNNNNNNNNNNNNNNNNNNNNNNNNNNNNNNNNNNNNNNNNNNTATAATATTAGTGCTatagaaaaatcatataaagCCATAAACTACTGTAAGTTttttagtaattattttattaaattatatacctattatttatttataatcatTCCGGAAATGTATAAACTAATTTTGTAAATCTtgtaaaatgaaagaaattattattcttatcaTTATTTTAGCTATTATTAGCATTTAATATGACAACATTTAAAAATGATTAAGACGGGAAATGTCTTGTCATGATAGTAATTACTATTTGAGTcccacatttttttaattttttttttatatatataataaagaagactattttttgaaggatatgtaattcaatatttattacaTTGTAGGAGCATTATTTTACTAtttagtatttaattatattttagaacattttgttttaataaattaatgtaGCCAAGAATTTGAAATGTTTTGACGTTTTGTTTATCTAAACATGTAATTTTGTTTTACAACCAGAAACATGTAATTAAGCCTTGAGTGAATTGTAATTTTATTACTtactatttaataaattaaataattaataacattttGATTTAATGGAGGgacaaaatggtaatccaactttgaagaTTGGAGCTtctcacttttaataatatatgatatgatactcATAGAATGTAGTGATAAAAGGATATGCATTGTGAAAGGcaacaaaaattataatacctTGTAAAAACAGGTAATCACTGAAAGATAAACTCATACTCATATCAAGTAACTATAGTGTGAAGCAACAACATTAcatcaaaatatacaaaaaaaaaagaagctaagaAATACGAAAAAGTCACCAAACGAACTGATATGGTGTCAAAAGGAATAACAAAATTAGTTGTGTACATcataaatcaattgaaaaaaaaaaagaagaagaaggagaagaagacataccaacaaaagaaagaattttgacaattttgtttctttcttgtaTTCCCAAAAATTGTGCTACATTCTTTGCAAACActttatatgaatttatataatcATATTGCTACAATGCAATTAAAATTGGAAGCAcataacaaacaaaacaaacaattaACCAAAGTAAGATTGCTAATCTCATCACAcaataaattaagataaaacTTCCAAATCATCTATTTAAAAACAAGTTTATCAAAGTAATGAAGGGAACACACTGAAAACATATAGCATCCTGTCTTTATAGCCTTGAATCACAAATCAACCCGCGACTTATAAATGCTaatctacatttttcaaatagaATAGCTCTGCCTTGGGAACCGCATCAAGTCTATGCCAATATTCCAATCTTCTAAAGAACCAACCGGGATAATACTCATCCTGACCAAAGATGGAGTACAAGCAAGAAATAGCTTAATGAAAAACAATTCTATTTTTGAACCCTTAAAATAATGCAAAGTAACGTCTTTGAGCTTGTTGAACGGCTGGTCCAAGAAAGTTGATGTGTCTATATATTACAAAGCATCTTCAAGAGTATGATCAGAGGAATTATTAACCTAACGATATCAAATAAATACCACATGTTAGTTTAGCTTCTCATGTTTTATATATGAAGtgaataaaagaaacaaatatacATCATTTCTTACCCAAATCTCAAGTTTACTCAAATTAGTGCAACTCTTAATAAACTCGAATGCATAATAAGTCTGGCCGATTTGAGTGAAGTTTACACCTAAATGTAGATGATACAAGCAGTTGAGCTTAAAAGGGATCGCCTTTGGACCTTCACATGCACTCAAAAACTTTGGagcaaattcaagaataagAAACAAACCCCACCCAATAAGACGGAAGTAAAATAATTCATGCATGCCCGGTTCCTACCTCAAGTTCAAATGAACTCAACAAAAGTATCTCAAGTGTAGTCAAGCTAAGAAGAAGCCTATAAATGCCTATACCATATTAAACTAGAATTTGGTCAAAGATTCCAAATAATTTTGGCATGTAATTTTTGGATAAATTTTTGGGTGAAGTTTTATCATATGTTTGATCATAGTTCTGGGAGAaatatttgacttttaaaaaaaatatgatttatatcataagttttaaaagataTTAGAAATATCTATTGTCACGATCCAGCCCACTCGATCGTGCGGACACTTACTCTAACGCCTAATTAGGATAACCCTTACAACCCAATTTGGATAAAAACATgcggaaaataaataattgactACTACAAGCtcattaaaacataattttcaaGACACTTtaaataaactttttttataaaagactgAAAATACCNNNNNNNccccccccccccccaaatgaAACTAGTCTTAACAAGTACAAGAACTACGATAGAAGTAcatatacaagaaaataggaAACAACTCCCACCATAAGGAAAGGAAACATGGAAGTTGTTGGAGATTATCGTTGTCTGCATCTATGAAACATCACTGACCCTAAAAACCAAAATATGCCTAgtgacatagcaagagtagtgtTAGTACAAACAACACGTATTGATAGGTATCATCGGTCTGTCCGAACCTACCGCATAATATAATGTAGATAATCAGAAAGTCATGCAATATGCAAGTTAACACCTCAATTATGCCACCCTAAGGCTTCTCAAGCCTACATGTTATGTCACCGTAATGTCAAATCATAGTCTAACCCTTCTATAACATTAATATCCATGAATACAAGACCTCTAGAATGTCAAATCACATCCTAACCTTTCTACCATATTAATATTCACAAATAACAGGTCATCACTAGCCCTATTAACCAAGTTACTGGTCCTTCTTCATTTCTCATGCCAACTCCCTAGACCTTTTGGAACAGTACATGAAACTGGCGCCTTAGACCAACTTATCCTTACCAAAGATGGAGTATGAGAAAGCAACAACTTGATGACAAACAGTTCAATTTTGGAACCTTTAAAATAATGCACAGTAGCATCTTGGAGCTTGTTGAGCAGTTGGTCCAAGAAAGTAGGCGTGtctataaatttcaaaactgCTTCAACGGTATCAGAGGAATTATAAACCTAATGGTATCAAATAAATACCATACGTTAGTTTAGCTTCTCATGTTTTAATATATGAagtgaaaaaatgaaacatatcATTTCTTACCCTAGTCTCAAGTTTACACAAATCAGGGAAACTCTTAATCAACTCGAATGCATAATAACTCTGGCTGACTTGAGTAAAGTTTACATCTAAATATAGATGACACAAGTAGTTGAGCGTAAAAGGGATCGCCTTTGGAACTTCACCTGCACTCAAAAGCGTTGgcacaaatacaaaaataagaaacaaacCATACCCAATAAGacgaaaagtaaaataattaaaagtgacatttatatttttgttccatgtaaatgtataaaacaacgctgaattttaaaaagaatataaatactccttccgtttcaatttgtttcaaCATTTATGAGTAAGGGCCAAGTTCGCAAAaccttcaaaaatattaatggcTAATTCAAAACTTGTTCTCGGAAAAATGagaatagatagatagatatagatatagatataaatATAGATAAACAATTGCAAGTACAAAAAAGAAAGGAGGATTGTTGCAACTGTTgggataatttatttatttttcattttattaaacgaattaaaagaaaaaatttgtcACATGAACTGAAACGAAAAAGCATTTAGgcagaagaagaaaagaatgagaTTTACTTCTAAAGACATGAATTCTTTTTCATCTCCCTTGTCAAAGTCGACGTCTTAACCTGACTTCCTAAGCTCAGTTGATTCTTGAAGCAGTAGCTCTAGATCTAGGTGAAGGATAAGGCCGTAAGCGAGCGTGATTGGATTTTTCTGAACTAGCCTCAAATGAGCTCTCTAAGCGGATAGAAAATTTCTTTCacgtttttcaaaagtcattcaactaCTCGTCCTTGATTCAGATTGCAGGCTACAACTCGCCTGCATGACTAGTAATCACTGATCAGCCATACCGCAGGGAAAATAAACAATTAGTAGTGGTAAAATCTTCCCACTTTTTtgctttctttcctttttttccaaCTTAATAGTCAAATAGATTTGgtaaaagaaatcaattaaGTAACAAATTATGATTGACTATTGATCACcctttataagaaaaaaataatttatatacatTGGGATATAGAAGCAGGGGATAAGCATCATTCAAATGTCAAATTTAaccacttttaataattttgatttcaattttatatttatatttaaaaacttatttaatatatataaataatatattcataactcaataaattaaaaaatatataattcaaatcTCATAGACTAAAAGTGCCTTGCATAGAAAGGTAAAGTCTGAATAAAAAGAGTAAACAATTAAAGGCAACATACAAATCCTCATTTCTTTAAATCTACACATAGACAAAGACAAAccaaacacaaaataatagaaaaaatttacatttcatataacatgagaaaaaaaaaaacaataaattaaaaaaggattattttttttcaccaaCCAAGAGCATCAAGAATACCTAAAACCACATCACAAATATGTTTAAATCCATCTTCCCTAATAGCAAGTTGAGTTGGATAATCCAATCTTGGATTCCTCTTAAATCCATTATGACAAACATTAGGATAATCCGCAGCCGCCATAACATGCAGGTAAGCATAGTCATAAACTTCATTATTCaaatcttgaagtgaatctTGAAGTGCATTAGTAGCTAATGCATATTTATCAGCACAATCTTTGAGGAGTTTCTTCATTAATACCAAATCATTATTTGTGTAATTAGTAGTGTTAAGTACTAATTCATGTGAAGAAAGAAAAGTGTTTGTGGCTGTGGCATTGACCATTCCAATTTTGACCATGATAGTTGCTAACCCTTTTGTGTCTGCTTTGAGACTTGTGGAATCTGATTTGAGAGATGATACACAAAGATCAtagtattttgtgttcttaCATGTTTGTTGAATCAAATcaattgatgatgatgaggtGGAAATTGTTGGTAATTGAAGTGAAAACAAGAAAACAAGAATCAATAAGAAGTGGAAATTAGAAGGCATATTGATTtgctttttcaaatatttttttcttgttttgaatTTGAAGAGGTATATGAAAAGGGATTTGATGTTAGATTTATTGGTGTAGTAAAGAAAGAATATATTGTTGTATGAAAAGGGGGTTGCTTTATCTTTTATACTATGGAGAATTACTAAGTGGGGAATACGAAAACTAGAAATACACTTTATGGGAAgttaatttttagaatttttttaaaaggggAATAAGGATTAGTTTTTTTAGTTGAAGGTTCCATGaatggaaaaagaaagatgaGTATTCATAAAATGTGTTaggagaaaattggaaaataatcCCCAACGGGTTGTGGTGGAATAAATGTGATCCTTCCACTTCTTGTATTGAGCATGAAAAGAATCTTGGTAAGTGTAAAGTAAATGAATATCGAGTTTAACTTAACCATAAAAGCTAACTCATGCAAGGAGAATTATCCAAATTCATATAAAGAGACTACTTATTTCATTAATTATTGATGTGAGACTTTTTCATCCTTCAACATGCTACCTACCTAATCATGCACGTCCATGGCTGGATATTTAGAGCGTTGACAATATAATTTGAGGTAAAACTAATCTGGATAATGAAGAAAAGTTGAAAATCTCATTCCCTGAAATAAACTAGAATATCTTTTCATTCCCCATTTTGCATAATTGTTTGGTTTAGTAATTATGTTCTTGATATCTATTCAAGAATATTTCATCTCTAATGAGACCTACTAGTGACCTACTGGCCTAGTTTGTCACTAATAAGTTTTCTTGGTCTAAACAAACGCCGGCCGATATTCATATTGAGATTTGATATAAATTAAATTCGTGTTGAGAAGTCTCAGATTGACAAGTAAACCATTTTCTAATGAAAGTGATTTTGTATCCCTCAAATTCAAgacttttgattaaaaataaaagagtactTACCACTTCACTGCGactcaatttatttttgagTGTTTCAATGATTCAAATCCTATAAAATTTGGATACCGGTTATTTTTTGTGATCTATGTGTTTGTCATTATCTAGCTATGGTACCAATACAAATTATggactttttatttgtttttgtaggTTTTCTCGTAGTTGTATGTAAGGGTCTGTTTGGCAGGGACAATAACAATTAATAGGCTCTTTTTGGACTTTCCAAAATGAGTTCACGGGAAAGTATGTTGGACTGTTTGACATCGGAATGGAATTCCTGACCATCTGAACAAGGCTTTTTGTCCATGCATATTCAACAAATAAATGTTGCTGCGTTTCCACCTGTTCATCCACACATAGGTTACACTTCTCATCTCCGATTAGCATGTTCAACTGTCAAGAATTGAATGGCAAGGCACAATTCTTACGAGTTCTTCTAACGTTTTTTGTGCAGTTACGTTGAAGCATGCAGACAGCAAATAAAAGATCCTAAACTCACACTACAACTCGTTTGAACAAACACACTTGCGCTATATTTTtaatgatatgtataatatGAAGAAGTTAATagagaaaatgcataagtatcccccagcctatgcccaaaatccctgagacacacctaacctttactaggttctattacccccccgaacttattttttagttaattctGTTACCACTTTTCGGCCTATGTGGCTGAGTCCGTGACTTCACCTATGTTAGGCGCGTGGGTGCAGTTTTTAGACAACACTGACCAATAAAAATTGGCCATGTGttaaaataaacttgaaaaaaataaatattaactcaattgtcttcatctttattattgttcttcatgtttgaaaaaaaaacctccATTACCATAAGTTAAACTACTCCTTTCTTCGAAaagctaacaaaataaaatcaagaaaaaactaacCTTTGAACTCAACCACAATTCTTGATGACTTagaagtaggggtgtacataggtcggtttggtttggtttttcattaaaaaaacctaaaccaattatgtcggtttattaaatctaaataccaaatcaaaccacgCAAAGTCGGTTTTTTTGGTTTCAGTTTTAGTCGGttctttaagttttttttcggttttttacAACTTAATggtgtttgaaaaagagatcaaatatattttcacctaCCTGTGTGATAAGTTAAACTTAAGAAACGTcaaatgaatagaaattttcaagcccaaatttgaaataaaatatataaacattgaaagctataaactaactaaaaatatattaacaaagtaataatatttttatctataaataaaataaaattatatatataatatttacaaaattttacaagcccaaatttgaaataaaatatataaacattgaaagctataaactaactaaaaatatattaacaaagtaataatatttttttctataaataaaataaaattatatatataatatttacaaaattttacaagcccaaatttgaaataaaatatataaacattgaaagctataaactaactaaaaatatattaacaaagtagattataagtaatatttttttatctataaataaaataaaattatatatataatatttacaaaattttacaagcccaaatttaaaataaaatatataaacattgaaaactataaactaactaaaaatatattaacaaagtagattataaataattttttttatctataaataaaataaaattatatatataatatttacaaaattttacaagcccaaatttgaaataaaatatataaacattgaaatctataaactaactaaaaatatattaacaaagtagattataaataatatttttatctaaaacataaagtgatagcattttgaaattttgggaagtgTAAAAGCTACTTTTGAACTGATAGCTTACtttttagaaagttgaaaaagtggggccctgtcacgccccgaacctATACCccgggcgggaccggcactcgaagaccattgctggcccgagcgaacccttggcctggctttcttaacttagcagaaacttaactcaacaacaCATCTCAATGCAAcgaaaggttataaaacaaccaactgataaaatctggccaaaaaggcaactcaagtttcaaaatagaatatttacatatatacatagatgagagactcaaaactaactgactgactgtctatgaagcctctataatactgagatggatgttgggacagaccccacaacatcctaataaaacaaaactaggaaaAACGAAATAACAGAGTCCTTCGGAacacaaggaggctcaccactgactctggagtgctcagctggatcaacggcgtgcaggatgctgatctggggtacctgtgtctgcatcgtcataagatgcaggccaactggcatcaatacattgaatgtacgagtatgcgagctggaaagctaaaccacaacttaagcttgaaaagagtaaaaaagaactcttaccttggctctgtttaactcatgaataacttaactcaatacaTAAAGCAATaggacacatgcaatatataaagcttgtaagaCTATTAAAACGtgacataaaaatcatatttataatatcatgaaaataccatgcttcctctcaaagtctccttgcgcaatgcatgaatgaagtcccataccccatCCATACCAAACAGAacccctcgaggaaccatgcaatttctactgtgggagtttctctaaccgacaaccaccacttatgaaactaagtggtgatacaacgcccaaggaccatcttataccttgtcgtgatataggaagctagcgatacaacgttttacctcacgttgcctaAGGACCATCTTATACCTTGTCGTGATATAAGAAGCTagtgatacaacattttacctcacgttgcctaaggaccatcctataccttgtcgtgatataggaagctaactttactaagtggatccactagcttaactttacgtgatcatctaaaatgtatgaCACGTTAAATCCTATGTTGGCTACATGGCTcctatggagagttgagttaatatgaactcgtgtccccaattcggtgctcaagactactcccaaaactACTTTAGCTCattagtgttttaaacacatctttctttagttgagataattactcaaaacttaacccaaaggctcttgaaaactctttctaaaaagatctcaaaaccatattttaatatgatcattgatgactcgggatattcatactacgtaaacattgatggtatatctagagaccatgttgtttaaacattgatgacatactcgatttgccatactaatcatgttttagaaactcttttgcaaaactcatcttttctcaaaaggggatagtactcaaacttctcaaaaactcttttggaaatctcagtttcctctcatcttaaatgtgaaaacatttataaacttctttgggaatacttagttccctaataacttttgagaaatggactTGACTCatactcttggcttaacttgaaactgagactctttacttagcttgaaactctaaaCTCTTtccttgacttgaaactctatacccttttcttgacttgaaactctaagctctttacttgacttgaaactctatacccttttcttgacttgaaactctaagcccttttcttgacttgaaactctaagctctttgcttgacttgaaactctatacccttttcttgacttgaaactctaagctctgtgcttgacttgaaacttgagtcttaaaatgaagttaaaacattcaataaagactcttgaaccactttgaagacttgcttgacttgcttcttaactcttgaacttaactcttaacttcacttgacttccaacttcacttgacttctaacttcacttgacttggaaactaactctccttgaattggattatgaattcaaggtgtttgatcacatgttacagatgagttcttgacttttagaagtaccttggagtgttggaaacaactaggaaacatagataccatacctaggaacatgcataaGAAAGTGGGGGATAAAAGAGAGGTCTTGGCGTCCTTGGcactctgcaaggcgcggagcgccagccctaaAACTTCAAAGGTgagtttggggcgctctggcaggcgcaTCGCGCCAGGCCCCCAGCCCAGAAATTTCAGCAAGTTCATTTTCTCACCCTATTTCGCCTAAAAttgaatggtttcttccccaatcacttagaatcattaaaaaCCCTCAATATACACTAGATTCAACTCATAATTCCATCCGGGAACatgcaccaaaccaacaagaaacttcaacaacacaaccacaacttc
Coding sequences within:
- the LOC125845375 gene encoding cell wall / vacuolar inhibitor of fructosidase 2-like, which produces MPSNFHFLLILVFLFSLQLPTISTSSSSIDLIQQTCKNTKYYDLCVSSLKSDSTSLKADTKGLATIMVKIGMVNATATNTFLSSHELVLNTTNYTNNDLVLMKKLLKDCADKYALATNALQDSLQDLNNEVYDYAYLHVMAAADYPNVCHNGFKRNPRLDYPTQLAIREDGFKHICDVVLGILDALGW